The following are encoded together in the Cervus elaphus chromosome 23, mCerEla1.1, whole genome shotgun sequence genome:
- the LOC122681934 gene encoding 60S ribosomal protein L4-like, whose amino-acid sequence MACARPLISVYSEKGESSGKNVTLPAVFKAPIRPNIVNFVHTNLRKNNRQPYAVSELAGHQTSAESWGTDRAVARIPRVRGGGTHRSGQGAFGNMCRGGRMFAPTKTWRHWHRRVNTMQKRYAICSALAASALPALVISKGHRIEEVPELPLVVEDKVEGYKKTKEAVLLLKKLKAWNDIKKVYASQRMRAGKGKMRNRRRIQRRGPCIIYNEDNGIIKAFRNIPGITLLNVSKLNILKRAPGGHVGRFCIWTESAFRKLDELYGTWRKGASLKSNYNLPMHKMLNTDLSRILKSPEIQRALRGPRKKIHCRVLKKNPLKNLRIMLKLNPYAKTMRRNTILRQAKNHKIHMDKVAAALEAKSDQKGVEGKKPVVGNKEKKAVGDKKLKKPVVGKKAAGTKKPAAEKKPTEKKPTSEEKKAAA is encoded by the coding sequence ATGGCGTGTGCTCGTCCACTGATATCAGTGTACTCTGAAAAGGGGGAGTCCTCTGGCAAAAATGTCACTTTGCCTGCTGTATTCAAGGCTCCCATTCGACCCAATATTGTTAACTTTGTTCACACCAACTTGCGCAAAAACAACAGACAGCCCTATGCTGTCAGTGAATTAGCAGGTCATCAAACCAGTGCTGAGTCTTGGGGTACCGACAGAGCTGTGGCTCGAATTCCCAGGGTTCGAGGTGGCGGGACTCACCGTTCTGGTCAGGGTGCTTTTGGAAATATGTGTCGTGGGGGCCGCATGTTTGCACCAACCAAGACCTGGCGACATTGGCATCGCAGAGTGAATACAATGCAGAAGCGATACGCCATCTGCTCTGCACTGGCTGCCTCAGCCTTACCAGCGCTGGTCATATCTAAAGGTCATCGTATAGAGGAAGTTCCTGAACTTCCTTTGGTTGTTGAAGATAAAGTTGAAGGCTACAAGAAGACCAAGGAGGCTGTTTTGCTTCTGAAGAAACTTAAGGCCTGGAATGATATCAAAAAGGTTTATGCCTCTCAGCGAATGAGAGCTGGCAAAGGCAAAATGAGAAACCGTCGCCGTATCCAGCGCAGGGGACCCTGCATCATCTATAATGAAGACAATGGTATCATCAAGGCCTTCAGAAACATCCCTGGAATTACTCTGCTTAATGTAAGCAAGCTGAACATTTTGAAACGTGCTCCTGGTGGTCATGTGGGACGTTTCTGCATTTGGACTGAAAGTGCTTTCCGAAAGTTAGATGAGCTGTACGGCACCTGGCGTAAAGGAGCCTCCCTCAAGAGTAACTACAACCTCCCCATGCACAAGATGCTCAATACAGACCTTAGCAGAATCTTGAAAAGCCCAGAAATCCAAAGAGCACTCCGAGGACCACGCAAGAAGATTCATTGCAGAGTCCTGAAGAAGAATCCACTGAAAAACCTGAGAATCATGTTGAAGCTTAACCCATACGCAAAGACCATGCGCCGGAACACCATTCTTCGACAGGCCAAGAACCACAAAATCCATATGGATAAGGTAGCAGCAGCACTAGAAGCCAAATCAGATCAGAAGGGGGTTGAGGGCAAGAAGCCTGTGgtgggaaacaaagaaaagaaggctGTTGGCGATAAGAAGCTGAAGAAGCCTGTGGTGGGGAAAAAGGCTGCAGGGACCAAGAAACCAGCAGCTGAGAAGAAGCCCACAGAAAAGAAACCCACCTCAGAGGAAAAGAAGGCTGCTGCATAA